In Deinococcus puniceus, one genomic interval encodes:
- the paaI gene encoding hydroxyphenylacetyl-CoA thioesterase PaaI, whose translation MTYAAMLGMTVLQSTPQRTHLTLAVSGAGLNMHGTAHGGLLFSLADEAFAVISNLQAQAVAVETHLSFFRAAQEGDVLHAVATPERVARTLATYRVELRRGSPETGDLLALFLGTVSRREREANTAEPSGA comes from the coding sequence ATGACTTATGCTGCCATGCTGGGAATGACCGTGTTGCAATCTACGCCGCAGCGCACGCACCTGACGCTGGCGGTATCGGGCGCGGGCCTGAACATGCACGGCACGGCGCACGGCGGCCTGTTGTTCAGCCTCGCCGACGAAGCGTTTGCCGTGATCAGCAACCTCCAGGCGCAGGCGGTAGCCGTAGAGACCCACCTCAGCTTTTTTCGGGCCGCGCAGGAAGGCGACGTGCTACACGCTGTTGCCACGCCCGAACGGGTGGCCCGCACACTGGCGACATACCGGGTAGAACTGCGGCGGGGCAGTCCTGAAACGGGCGACCTGTTGGCCCTGTTTCTGGGGACGGTCTCGCGGCGGGAACGGGAAGCCAACACAGCCGAACCATCCGGCGCTTGA
- a CDS encoding single-stranded DNA-binding protein, translating into MLHIEFITDLGARVTVDVDSADKLLDVQRQYGRLGWTSGELPSGGYQFPFDNEADFDWALLGARKYTTPEGEEMVYHKGHGYRRRELEPVDSRKMKLPAAVKYSRGAKNSDPDHVREKADGEFEYVTLAIFRGGRRQERYAVPGGAAANAPRAAAAPAQAAPQRPRPAPTAAPRATGAAVAVAEEETPF; encoded by the coding sequence ATGTTGCATATCGAATTCATTACCGATCTGGGTGCGCGGGTCACGGTAGACGTGGACAGCGCCGACAAATTGCTGGATGTTCAGCGTCAATACGGGCGCTTGGGCTGGACGAGCGGCGAGTTGCCGTCGGGCGGTTACCAGTTCCCCTTCGACAACGAGGCCGACTTTGATTGGGCGCTGTTGGGCGCACGCAAATACACCACGCCCGAAGGCGAGGAAATGGTGTACCACAAAGGGCACGGTTACCGCCGCCGCGAACTGGAACCCGTGGACAGCCGCAAAATGAAGCTGCCCGCCGCCGTGAAGTACAGCCGGGGAGCCAAAAACAGCGACCCAGACCACGTGCGCGAAAAAGCCGATGGCGAATTTGAATACGTGACGCTGGCGATTTTCCGGGGAGGCCGCCGCCAAGAGCGGTACGCCGTTCCCGGAGGTGCAGCCGCCAACGCACCCCGAGCCGCCGCAGCCCCCGCCCAAGCCGCCCCCCAGCGCCCCCGCCCGGCCCCCACCGCCGCGCCCAGAGCCACCGGAGCAGCAGTGGCGGTAGCAGAGGAAGAAACGCCGTTTTAA
- a CDS encoding pyrophosphohydrolase domain-containing protein — MSVTSGPAPSLPLSNAAKLREFHRAIGLKLPSQPTVPSPELLALRRTLIAEEWAEVQQEFESLKTRLDAAEAPAPAPLELAPLAHELADLLYVTYGALDALGLDADAIFAEVHRANLTKTTGPKRADGKQLKPEGWQPADVRAVIAGAGEGV, encoded by the coding sequence ATGTCTGTCACCTCCGGGCCTGCCCCTTCTCTCCCACTTTCCAACGCTGCCAAATTACGCGAGTTTCACCGCGCTATCGGCCTGAAGTTGCCCTCCCAGCCCACCGTCCCTTCCCCTGAACTGCTGGCCCTGCGCCGTACCCTGATCGCCGAGGAATGGGCCGAGGTGCAGCAGGAATTCGAGTCGCTGAAGACCCGTCTGGATGCTGCCGAAGCCCCCGCGCCCGCCCCGCTGGAACTTGCCCCGCTGGCGCACGAACTGGCAGACCTGCTGTACGTCACCTACGGCGCTCTGGACGCGCTGGGGCTGGATGCCGACGCCATTTTCGCCGAGGTTCACCGGGCCAACCTGACCAAAACCACTGGCCCCAAACGCGCCGATGGCAAGCAGCTGAAGCCCGAAGGTTGGCAGCCTGCCGATGTGCGGGCGGTGATTGCGGGGGCGGGGGAGGGCGTCTAA